In a genomic window of Gigantopelta aegis isolate Gae_Host chromosome 9, Gae_host_genome, whole genome shotgun sequence:
- the LOC121381691 gene encoding PE-PGRS family protein PE_PGRS16-like has translation MGVTAEEVNGAQRDGENGAEGTERRGRCRRTVRRGRNGEDGAGAEGTVPAHGAEGTEWRGRCRRGGDGAGARCGGDGMERTVPARRGRCRRGGDGAGARCGGDGMERTVPARRGRCRRTVRRGRNGEDGAGAEGTVPAHGAEGTVPAHGAEGTEWRGRCRRGGDGAGARCGGDGMERTVPARRGRCRRTVRRGRNGEDGAGAEGTVPAHGAEGTEWRGRCRRGGDGAGARCGGDGMERTVPARRGRCRHTVRRGRNGEDGAGTEGTVPAHGAEGTVPAHGAEGTEWRGRCRRGGDGAGARCGGDGMERTVPARRDGAGARCGGDGMERTVPMHGAEGTERTERRGRYRRTVRRGRNGEDGADARCGGDGEDGTERTVPAHGA, from the coding sequence ATGGGTGTGACGGCGGAGGAGGTAAACGGCGCGCAGCGTGACGGAGAGAACGGCGCGGAGGGGACGGAACGGAGAGGACGGTGCCGGCGCACGGTGCGGAGGGGACGGAATGGAGAGGACGGTGCCGGCGCGGAGGGGACGGTGCCGGCGCACGGTGCGGAGGGGACGGAATGGAGAGGACGGTGCCGGCGCGGAGGGGACGGTGCCGGCGCACGGTGCGGAGGGGACGGAATGGAGAGGACGGTGCCGGCGCGGAGGGGACGGTGCCGGCGCGGAGGGGACGGTGCCGGCGCACGGTGCGGAGGGGACGGAATGGAGAGGACGGTGCCGGCGCGGAGGGGACGGTGCCGGCGCACGGTGCGGAGGGGACGGAATGGAGAGGACGGTGCCGGCGCGGAGGGGACGGTGCCGGCGCACGGTGCGGAGGGGACGGTGCCGGCGCACGGTGCGGAGGGGACGGAATGGAGAGGACGGTGCCGGCGCGGAGGGGACGGTGCCGGCGCACGGTGCGGAGGGGACGGAATGGAGAGGACGGTGCCGGCGCGGAGGGGACGGTGCCGGCGCACGGTGCGGAGGGGACGGAATGGAGAGGACGGTGCCGGCGCGGAGGGGACGGTGCCGGCGCACGGTGCGGAGGGGACGGAATGGAGAGGACGGTGCCGGCGCGGAGGGGACGGTGCCGGCGCACGGTGCGGAGGGGACGGAATGGAGAGGACGGTGCCGGCGCGGAGGGGACGGTGCCGGCACACGGTGCGGAGGGGACGGAATGGAGAGGACGGTGCCGGCACGGAGGGGACGGTGCCGGCGCACGGTGCGGAGGGGACGGTGCCGGCGCACGGTGCGGAGGGGACGGAATGGAGAGGACGGTGCCGGCGCGGAGGGGACGGTGCCGGCGCACGGTGCGGAGGGGACGGAATGGAGAGGACGGTGCCGGCGCGGAGGGACGGTGCCGGCGCACGGTGCGGAGGGGACGGAATGGAGAGGACGGTGCCGATGCACGGTGCGGAGGGGACGGAGAGGACGGAACGGAGAGGACGGTACCGGCGCACGGTGCGTAGGGGACGGAATGGAGAGGACGGTGCCGATGCACGGTGCGGAGGGGACGGAGAGGACGGAACGGAGAGGACGGTACCGGCGCACGGTGCGTAG